A region from the Acaryochloris sp. CCMEE 5410 genome encodes:
- a CDS encoding transposase: MNSKCESYGQAGLENLIVRKVYGQDQIRYLRCRCCGAEFSERKNTAFWNTKIPESRAIEVGRQIAEGTSIKGTSRLTYTHPDTVKRLSLKFGQHAQDFHEQEAQQLDIDVLEMDERHGYVAIKQQQCWDAVAIDTASKFIVQVEVGPRDINLIDRLMRATHKRLAHPRDLVLMTDGEASYRTLFPIIFGVSYLPPVRATWGAHPTQNTGFLEPLPTSKSSNIVRGKS, encoded by the coding sequence GTGAACTCAAAATGTGAGAGCTATGGTCAAGCGGGCCTTGAGAATTTAATCGTGCGCAAAGTCTATGGACAAGATCAGATTCGATATCTACGCTGTCGTTGCTGTGGAGCAGAGTTCAGTGAACGCAAGAACACCGCCTTTTGGAATACAAAAATTCCTGAATCTCGTGCAATAGAAGTAGGTCGTCAAATTGCAGAAGGGACCTCTATCAAAGGAACATCACGCCTGACCTATACCCACCCGGACACGGTGAAACGTCTGAGCCTCAAATTTGGTCAACATGCCCAGGACTTTCATGAGCAGGAAGCTCAGCAATTGGACATCGACGTATTAGAGATGGATGAGCGTCATGGATACGTCGCTATCAAGCAGCAGCAATGTTGGGATGCCGTTGCCATTGATACTGCGAGTAAATTCATCGTCCAAGTCGAAGTTGGCCCCCGTGACATAAACCTAATAGATAGGCTGATGCGAGCCACTCACAAACGACTGGCCCATCCCCGAGACCTGGTGCTGATGACCGATGGAGAAGCGAGTTATCGTACCCTGTTCCCCATCATCTTCGGGGTATCCTACCTCCCCCCCGTCAGAGCAACATGGGGCGCCCACCCAACTCAAAATACCGGATTCCTCGAACCCTTGCCCACGTCCAAGTCATCAAACATCGTCAGGGGCAAAAGTTAG
- a CDS encoding ParA family protein — protein sequence MKIVSSVSLAGGQGKTTVTLFTARLLSDKGYKVLVIDADPQSSLTTFLGHQVEPEEATLLEVLKKTVSPTDGIYETAYKDLYLIPSDDALDSVQDYLASSGTGAFTLKRRLNRIKDLFDYCVIDAPPQRSQISLTVISASDGVAVPVEASVKGLQSLLRTSELITDLKEEQEAFDGEILGVIPFRDRWVGMNRTTESESNIQSMKDITQDWLDSDCILPAIRESEKYKQALNRGQTLHEMGHESLAYPIEVLVSKILEL from the coding sequence ATGAAAATTGTTAGTTCTGTATCTTTAGCAGGTGGCCAGGGCAAAACTACTGTTACTCTATTCACTGCCAGACTTCTGTCTGATAAAGGATATAAGGTACTTGTCATTGATGCGGATCCGCAAAGTAGTTTGACTACTTTCTTAGGGCACCAGGTTGAACCAGAAGAGGCAACACTTCTGGAAGTCCTCAAAAAAACCGTCAGCCCAACAGACGGAATCTATGAAACAGCTTATAAGGATTTGTATCTGATACCCTCAGATGATGCACTCGATTCCGTACAAGATTACCTAGCAAGTAGTGGCACGGGTGCGTTCACACTCAAAAGGCGATTAAACCGCATAAAGGATCTGTTCGATTATTGTGTTATCGATGCTCCTCCACAGCGATCTCAAATTTCATTAACGGTGATTAGTGCCTCTGATGGGGTTGCTGTTCCCGTAGAAGCCAGTGTGAAGGGTTTACAGTCACTTTTAAGAACGTCCGAACTAATTACTGATCTTAAAGAGGAGCAAGAAGCTTTCGACGGAGAAATCTTGGGTGTTATCCCCTTTAGAGACCGATGGGTGGGTATGAACCGAACAACTGAAAGTGAAAGCAACATACAGTCGATGAAGGATATTACACAAGACTGGCTTGATTCAGACTGCATCCTTCCAGCTATTCGAGAATCAGAGAAATATAAGCAAGCACTCAACCGAGGACAGACCCTACATGAAATGGGCCATGAGAGCCTTGCATATCCAATTGAAGTATTAGTTAGCAAGATTCTGGAGTTGTAA
- a CDS encoding LexA family transcriptional regulator, whose protein sequence is MLICSVHPVAWADSLCLPFLSAPVSAGFPSPADDHLQKNLNLQDALIPRPAATFLMRVEGDSMEGCGIFSGDLLVVDRSIDPVDGAVVIAVLDGEFTVKRFRKTQGKILLTAENPDYPPITVQRGMDFSVWGVVTYVVHGLEA, encoded by the coding sequence ATGCTCATTTGCTCAGTTCACCCTGTCGCTTGGGCGGATTCTCTGTGTCTGCCTTTTCTATCAGCTCCAGTTTCTGCTGGTTTCCCAAGCCCAGCCGACGACCATTTGCAGAAAAATCTGAATTTGCAAGATGCCTTGATTCCCCGTCCTGCCGCGACCTTTCTGATGCGAGTCGAGGGGGATTCGATGGAAGGCTGTGGGATATTCTCTGGGGATTTGTTGGTTGTGGATCGCTCCATTGATCCAGTGGATGGAGCCGTGGTAATCGCGGTTCTAGACGGTGAGTTTACGGTGAAGCGGTTCCGTAAAACCCAAGGGAAAATTTTACTGACAGCCGAAAATCCAGACTATCCTCCCATCACTGTGCAAAGGGGAATGGATTTCTCTGTCTGGGGGGTCGTGACCTATGTAGTTCACGGTCTGGAAGCTTGA
- a CDS encoding tetratricopeptide repeat protein gives MPIPKAHFEHPCTTYKQAVTQKFSALGFKARNILVLYGSPEVSWHVNRDLYKSVTREAIPTVRLDAYGLRTEGKQASIECLLDLRRQLKNRDIDFSVFDYALWLYLSDRYFYMPLDSLSYQKRLKKIDRLGTITGKVSPYSGIIGASKDLNKQELLKDVGIEEVTSTALELIKSTTPELIEVFEAGLSLNSFWEKLNWFALHLNQRARQWWMERGAEDLKELKDNSLSPSDISQYLPLFLARSLKRHYQQSKLPPDKQKLVIFIDGYEALETHPETQQCLWLEQMMDQSEASPYILWVMTTDKKLNWMEDAEQHPILPLTNPEVNQILQDYEIDDLAHREKMIDLSLGNPQYLNAILSSWDEHYGRTDKPYKFPSSISELLGNQADIWGSRLYKLYQVLSVPNFWDAQILEALTEIVGISLSESQNIISDSPYIEVLGDEKASLNPLWKEYLHTHIDTVLSSEIHQRLFEIYQQRIESYTGLSSDIQQATHHALFSANVDDNIEWVLKRIQLEQEAQHHQEVIPVLVDITDSEDLSEILQTHAYLYLGESYIATREFQLAIEVLETARDQWENVELDDGLDAAETEYLLSEAYLRTQRIYDADNAAFNSLTLRQTKLEDSDLAIAESAMQLALVTQQQNTSKKHQEAIHYSKLSLSVIEKQAVVPRLQLAQYQYFAAQIVSTPHTLDDATHLCRQALQKLELIGKHETYLAIECHCLLGNLMVQMGERHLSEAFYQFTIASQLAEQLLGPTHAFYTSIIQARIGILKHIGQDEEANELETQLADYKLIQVQEDSIDLAYALNHRGYSLSERGKYGRAEPLYLQALQMRQKLMGTEHPDVATSLNNLAELYRNQGRYEEAEPLYLQALQMRQKLMGTEHPDVATSLNNLAELYRNQGRYEEAESLYSQALQMRQKLMGTEHPDVATSLNNLAALYRNQGRYEEAESLYSQALQVRQKLMGTEHSDVATSLNNLAELYYNQERYEEAEPLFLQALQMIRKLMGTKHPYVASSLNNLALLYSDQGRHEEAEPLFLQALQMRQKLMGTEHPDVANSILSLAANYRNQRRYKKAEPLFLQALQMRQKLMGTEHPDVANSLNNLALLYYYQGRYEEAEPLYVQALQMNQKLMGTEHPDTLTIQRNLEICRQQMNE, from the coding sequence GTGCCCATTCCTAAAGCCCACTTCGAGCATCCCTGCACCACCTATAAGCAAGCAGTTACACAAAAGTTCAGCGCTTTAGGTTTCAAGGCACGTAACATTCTGGTTCTGTATGGTTCACCAGAAGTAAGTTGGCATGTCAACAGAGACCTGTATAAGTCAGTCACTAGGGAAGCCATTCCAACTGTCCGCTTGGATGCTTATGGGTTAAGAACAGAAGGCAAGCAAGCCTCTATCGAATGTTTGCTTGACCTCCGTAGACAACTCAAAAACAGAGACATTGACTTTAGTGTCTTTGACTATGCCTTATGGCTCTACCTTTCAGATCGCTATTTTTATATGCCTCTCGATAGTTTGAGCTATCAAAAAAGGTTGAAGAAGATAGATAGATTGGGCACCATCACAGGAAAGGTGAGTCCCTATTCAGGCATCATTGGGGCGAGTAAGGATTTAAATAAGCAAGAACTTCTCAAAGATGTCGGGATAGAAGAAGTTACTTCCACAGCTTTAGAACTCATAAAATCCACCACCCCAGAACTTATTGAGGTTTTTGAAGCTGGGTTATCCCTGAATTCTTTTTGGGAAAAACTCAATTGGTTTGCTCTTCACCTCAATCAGCGAGCAAGGCAATGGTGGATGGAGAGGGGGGCAGAAGACCTAAAAGAACTCAAAGACAACAGCTTGAGTCCCAGTGATATTAGTCAATACTTGCCTCTTTTTCTTGCTAGAAGCCTGAAACGTCATTATCAACAGTCCAAATTACCTCCAGATAAACAGAAATTAGTGATCTTCATCGATGGATATGAGGCACTAGAAACTCACCCAGAGACTCAACAATGTCTTTGGCTAGAGCAGATGATGGATCAGTCAGAAGCTAGTCCCTACATCCTATGGGTAATGACAACAGACAAAAAACTGAATTGGATGGAAGATGCTGAGCAACATCCGATTCTTCCTTTAACTAATCCTGAAGTAAATCAAATCCTTCAAGACTATGAGATAGATGATCTAGCTCATCGAGAGAAAATGATTGATCTCTCCTTGGGCAATCCTCAGTACTTAAATGCCATTCTTAGTAGTTGGGATGAGCATTATGGAAGGACCGATAAGCCCTACAAATTCCCTTCATCCATATCAGAGCTTTTAGGTAATCAAGCTGATATCTGGGGTTCAAGACTCTACAAGCTGTATCAAGTACTCTCCGTTCCAAACTTTTGGGATGCCCAGATTCTAGAAGCTCTCACAGAGATTGTAGGTATATCCCTTTCAGAAAGCCAAAATATCATCTCAGATTCCCCATATATCGAGGTACTTGGGGATGAAAAAGCTTCCCTAAACCCACTTTGGAAAGAATACTTGCATACTCATATTGACACAGTGTTAAGTAGTGAAATCCATCAGCGGCTATTTGAGATTTATCAACAGCGAATCGAATCCTATACTGGGCTTTCCAGTGATATCCAACAGGCTACCCATCATGCTCTTTTCTCTGCAAACGTTGATGACAACATTGAGTGGGTTCTTAAACGAATCCAACTAGAACAGGAAGCGCAGCATCACCAAGAGGTGATTCCAGTGCTAGTAGACATTACAGATTCAGAGGACTTATCAGAAATCCTGCAAACCCATGCATATTTATACCTAGGAGAATCCTATATAGCCACTAGAGAATTTCAATTGGCGATAGAGGTTCTTGAAACAGCTCGGGATCAATGGGAGAACGTAGAGCTTGATGATGGTCTTGACGCTGCGGAGACTGAGTACTTATTATCTGAAGCGTATTTGAGAACTCAGAGAATATATGATGCGGACAATGCTGCCTTCAATTCATTGACCCTGCGTCAAACAAAGCTTGAGGATTCTGATCTTGCAATTGCAGAGTCCGCAATGCAACTGGCACTGGTTACACAGCAGCAAAATACATCCAAGAAGCATCAAGAAGCTATCCACTATAGTAAATTATCCCTCAGCGTTATTGAAAAGCAGGCTGTCGTTCCACGCTTACAACTTGCTCAATATCAGTATTTTGCTGCCCAAATAGTCAGCACACCTCATACTCTTGATGATGCTACTCATCTCTGTAGGCAAGCTTTACAAAAGCTAGAATTAATTGGTAAGCATGAGACCTATTTAGCTATTGAGTGCCACTGTTTATTAGGCAATCTAATGGTTCAGATGGGAGAAAGACATCTGAGTGAAGCTTTTTATCAATTTACTATTGCCTCTCAGTTAGCAGAACAATTACTAGGACCAACTCATGCATTTTACACATCGATTATTCAAGCCCGTATTGGAATCTTGAAACATATTGGTCAGGATGAAGAAGCCAATGAATTAGAAACCCAATTGGCAGACTATAAATTAATTCAAGTTCAAGAGGATTCAATTGATCTAGCATACGCACTCAACCACAGGGGTTATTCGTTATCCGAGAGGGGGAAGTATGGTCGGGCAGAACCCCTCTATTTGCAAGCGTTGCAGATGAGACAGAAGCTCATGGGCACCGAACACCCCGATGTCGCAACTAGCCTCAATAACCTGGCAGAACTCTACAGAAACCAAGGACGGTATGAGGAAGCCGAACCCCTCTATTTGCAAGCGTTGCAGATGAGACAGAAGCTCATGGGCACCGAACACCCTGATGTCGCGACTAGCCTCAATAACCTGGCAGAACTCTACAGAAACCAAGGACGGTATGAGGAGGCAGAATCCCTCTATTCGCAAGCGTTGCAGATGAGACAGAAGCTCATGGGCACCGAACACCCTGATGTCGCGACTAGCCTCAATAACCTGGCAGCACTCTACAGAAATCAAGGACGGTATGAGGAGGCAGAATCCCTCTATTCGCAAGCGTTGCAGGTGAGACAGAAGCTCATGGGCACCGAACACTCCGATGTCGCGACTAGCCTCAATAACCTGGCAGAACTCTACTACAACCAAGAGCGGTATGAGGAAGCAGAACCTCTCTTTTTGCAAGCTCTACAAATGATACGGAAGCTCATGGGCACCAAACACCCCTATGTCGCGAGTAGCCTCAATAACCTGGCCTTACTCTACTCCGACCAAGGACGGCATGAGGAGGCAGAACCCCTCTTTTTGCAAGCGTTGCAGATGAGACAGAAGCTCATGGGCACCGAACACCCCGATGTCGCGAATAGCATTCTGAGTCTGGCAGCGAATTATAGAAACCAAAGACGATATAAGAAGGCAGAACCCCTCTTTTTGCAAGCGTTGCAGATGAGACAGAAGCTCATGGGCACCGAACACCCCGATGTCGCGAATAGCCTCAATAACCTGGCCTTACTCTACTACTACCAAGGACGGTATGAGGAGGCAGAACCCCTCTATGTGCAAGCCTTGCAGATGAATCAGAAGCTCATGGGCACCGAACACCCCGATACACTTACAATTCAAAGAAATTTAGAAATTTGCCGACAACAAATGAATGAATGA
- a CDS encoding DUF1810 domain-containing protein, translated as MSKSSNDDPFDLARFVVAQRDSFDLALSEVKSGRKLSHWMWYVFPQLSGLGRSTTSQRYGITGADEAYAYLMHGVLGPRLLAICDAALCINGRSATEIFGKPDDMKLRSCATLFAQISNTDSVFHKLIDKYFDGKMDPRTVGLLQDS; from the coding sequence ATGTCAAAATCAAGTAACGACGATCCGTTTGACCTCGCCCGGTTTGTAGTGGCGCAGAGAGATTCGTTTGATCTAGCATTGTCTGAGGTCAAGAGCGGACGGAAGTTATCACACTGGATGTGGTATGTATTTCCTCAGCTTTCCGGCCTCGGTCGCAGTACAACATCCCAACGCTACGGAATTACGGGTGCGGACGAAGCCTATGCGTACCTTATGCATGGTGTGCTGGGACCACGCCTTCTTGCCATCTGCGATGCAGCACTATGCATTAATGGGCGATCAGCCACTGAAATATTTGGTAAACCTGACGATATGAAGCTTCGATCCTGCGCAACGTTATTCGCGCAAATTTCAAACACAGATTCCGTGTTTCATAAGCTCATCGACAAGTATTTTGATGGAAAGATGGATCCACGAACGGTTGGACTACTACAGGATAGCTGA
- a CDS encoding Y-family DNA polymerase, whose product MQHKPVIIASNNDGCVVTANAKAKALGLIMGVPLFKVQDLIKKHDVRVFSSNYALYGDLSSRVMTILETFTPEQEIYSIDECFMRMPEFAEATAYSHKVRKTVLQWTGIPVSIGIATSKTLSKIANHVAKKQKQYGGVFDISTARNAEGILATFPVADIWGIGRQYNKWLLSQGIETAKELRDANEGLIRKKMGVVGVRMIHELRGISCLPLELVAKPKKETCVSRSFGQPVTELADLQEAIAAYASRAAEKLRHQEQVSEAMVVFARTSPFKTGYFRQSATVQFPIATNYTPTIVESARNAMKRIYESGREFQKAGVLMVGLCPETTIQGHLWEKDEGWEKRKRLMSIMDEVNDRFGRGTLEIAASGLRQTWRMQSKWRSPRYTTCWTELPVASG is encoded by the coding sequence TTGCAGCATAAGCCCGTGATCATCGCTTCCAACAATGATGGGTGTGTTGTCACAGCCAATGCCAAAGCTAAAGCCTTGGGTCTGATCATGGGTGTGCCCTTATTCAAAGTGCAAGATCTGATCAAGAAACACGATGTCCGGGTTTTCAGTTCCAACTATGCGTTGTATGGTGACCTGTCTTCCAGAGTGATGACGATTCTGGAGACCTTTACACCAGAGCAAGAAATCTACTCCATTGATGAGTGCTTTATGAGAATGCCAGAATTTGCTGAGGCCACAGCTTACTCTCATAAGGTACGTAAGACGGTGTTGCAATGGACGGGGATTCCTGTGTCCATTGGCATTGCAACTTCCAAGACTCTCTCTAAGATTGCAAACCACGTAGCAAAAAAGCAAAAGCAGTATGGTGGGGTGTTTGATATTTCCACTGCCCGTAATGCTGAAGGGATTTTGGCTACCTTTCCAGTCGCAGACATCTGGGGGATTGGTCGCCAATACAATAAGTGGTTGTTGAGTCAGGGTATCGAGACAGCGAAGGAGCTGCGGGATGCAAACGAGGGGCTAATCCGCAAAAAAATGGGCGTGGTGGGGGTGAGGATGATCCATGAGTTGCGGGGTATCTCATGTTTGCCCCTGGAGCTGGTTGCTAAACCAAAGAAGGAAACCTGTGTCTCTCGCTCTTTCGGTCAGCCAGTGACGGAGTTAGCGGATTTGCAGGAAGCAATTGCGGCCTATGCATCCAGGGCAGCGGAGAAGCTGCGCCACCAAGAACAAGTATCGGAGGCAATGGTTGTCTTCGCACGGACAAGCCCTTTTAAGACTGGGTATTTTCGGCAATCTGCGACGGTGCAATTCCCCATTGCCACCAACTACACTCCGACAATTGTGGAATCTGCTCGTAATGCGATGAAGCGAATCTATGAATCAGGCCGGGAATTTCAGAAAGCGGGGGTGCTGATGGTGGGTCTGTGTCCTGAGACAACAATTCAGGGGCATCTCTGGGAGAAGGATGAGGGCTGGGAGAAACGGAAGCGCCTGATGTCGATCATGGATGAGGTGAATGATCGGTTTGGTCGTGGGACTTTGGAGATTGCGGCTTCGGGGCTAAGGCAGACCTGGCGAATGCAGTCGAAGTGGCGATCACCGAGGTATACGACGTGTTGGACGGAACTGCCAGTGGCGAGTGGTTGA
- a CDS encoding uridine kinase, translating into MIAHLERLRSGRSVELPIYDMIANSRKAETIQVHPHLFIIVEGIFVLTLPEILECLDFKIYVTTPDDLRMKRRITRDSKDKLRTKASVIQEWQANVMPTHKELVEPGVAVADLVVSGESAVEEVVARILGGFMPISLPDPL; encoded by the coding sequence ATGATCGCTCATCTGGAACGGCTGCGGTCTGGTCGATCAGTTGAGCTGCCTATTTACGACATGATCGCTAATTCCCGGAAAGCAGAGACTATCCAGGTGCATCCCCATCTATTTATCATCGTCGAGGGGATTTTCGTTCTAACTCTACCTGAAATTCTGGAGTGCCTAGACTTCAAAATTTACGTCACGACACCAGATGATCTAAGGATGAAGCGCAGGATTACCCGAGATTCCAAGGATAAGTTGAGAACGAAGGCCAGTGTGATCCAAGAATGGCAAGCCAACGTCATGCCCACTCATAAGGAGTTAGTTGAGCCTGGTGTTGCAGTGGCTGATCTGGTGGTTTCTGGTGAGAGTGCTGTGGAAGAAGTTGTAGCGAGGATTTTGGGTGGATTTATGCCAATTTCCCTGCCAGACCCCCTTTAA